One part of the Sorangiineae bacterium MSr11954 genome encodes these proteins:
- a CDS encoding protein kinase, with translation MSGSRDAEAPSVFADRFEIEEEAGRGGMGIVYRAFDRVTQATVALKVLHKTEPSTVRRFAMEADALGRIEHPDIVRYLAHGIADGGAPYLAIEWLEGESLRVRLARVAENGGRLDLADVLEMGRRLAGALAAAHSIGIVHRDVKPSNILLVKGELVRPKLVDFGIVRATSAQEVTTSGTVLGTVGYMAPEQARGAEDLDGRADLYSLGCVLFRCLANRDVFDGPDPVTVLSMLLLHEPPRLAKLRPDVPPDLDALIARLLSKDREKRPVSATAVKLALERIAGQLLGTTLTSRRSFDVVSKSEPPPLLPVSERAPKRLRRVLALAGAVMVTWALILGFAYHRRKPAETEPVAAPVGTLMTALPVSPLCTPRGAALLQQALQTMREGRWDGARRLFDEAMQADGACPQIRFRRFAGAAGSAVVPIAVQREHFRDAMRIRDVLSERDRMLMDALAPLVAEDMPHYDEANRLLDEAVQKFPMDAELLVLSAIEKMTFARNREDLELALDRTRKAAGIDPAYSDAWQLQARALDFLGRDEEKRVALDHCLKASPGSVDCMDDRILLLRRLGQCEEATAEARRHTSWDREESSGFSNLAINLAATQAPREAIEEVLLLRWQRLPPALRERTRLFETAKLEIWAGNFDAALRTAEQLEAELAGSGALEPHWSASMLSVEALLETGNVGRASRVAEQAFRRKDAWTRDNGDTLNAAESEAWLLAAELHGGRITPGAWRKATDAWDKVHAPVLNDFERWVFRWGNAVATPADAAEALALIPADQNDGRPRYPNGKWRVGLLDAFAGRVHLLAGDEAKAAHLLERGAHACHGLDYPALHMRAHLWLGMAKEKLGDTTAACDAYRVVVDRWGHATPPSVTAREADRRSHALACKRH, from the coding sequence ATGTCCGGCAGCCGAGATGCGGAAGCTCCCAGCGTTTTCGCCGACCGCTTCGAGATCGAGGAGGAAGCTGGCCGCGGCGGAATGGGCATCGTCTACCGTGCCTTCGACCGGGTCACCCAAGCCACGGTCGCGCTCAAGGTCCTGCACAAAACAGAGCCGTCGACCGTGCGACGGTTCGCGATGGAGGCCGACGCGCTGGGGCGAATCGAGCACCCGGACATCGTGCGCTACCTCGCGCACGGCATCGCCGACGGCGGCGCCCCTTACCTCGCCATCGAGTGGCTCGAGGGCGAGAGCCTGCGCGTGCGGCTCGCGCGCGTCGCCGAAAATGGCGGGCGGCTCGATCTGGCGGATGTGCTGGAGATGGGGCGGCGGCTCGCGGGGGCGCTGGCCGCCGCGCACTCCATCGGCATCGTGCACCGCGACGTGAAGCCGAGCAACATCTTGCTCGTCAAAGGCGAGTTGGTGAGGCCCAAGCTCGTCGACTTCGGCATCGTGCGCGCGACCTCGGCGCAAGAGGTGACCACGTCCGGCACGGTGCTGGGGACCGTGGGCTACATGGCGCCCGAGCAGGCCCGCGGCGCCGAGGATCTCGACGGGCGCGCCGATCTCTACTCCCTCGGCTGCGTGCTCTTTCGCTGCCTGGCCAACCGCGATGTCTTCGACGGCCCCGATCCGGTGACCGTGCTCTCCATGCTGCTCCTGCACGAGCCGCCGCGCCTCGCGAAGCTCCGCCCCGACGTACCTCCGGATCTGGACGCGCTCATCGCGCGCCTGCTCTCGAAGGATCGCGAAAAGCGGCCCGTCTCGGCCACCGCGGTGAAGCTCGCGCTGGAGCGCATCGCCGGGCAGCTCTTGGGCACCACGTTGACGTCGCGTCGCTCCTTCGACGTCGTGTCCAAGTCGGAGCCCCCGCCGCTGCTACCGGTGTCGGAGCGCGCCCCCAAGCGCCTGCGGCGTGTGCTCGCGCTCGCGGGAGCGGTCATGGTGACGTGGGCGTTGATCTTGGGGTTCGCGTACCACCGGCGAAAGCCGGCGGAGACCGAGCCGGTCGCGGCGCCGGTGGGCACGCTCATGACCGCGCTCCCCGTCTCGCCGCTCTGCACGCCGCGCGGGGCCGCTTTGTTGCAGCAGGCCTTGCAGACCATGCGCGAGGGGCGGTGGGACGGCGCGCGTCGCCTGTTCGACGAGGCGATGCAAGCCGACGGAGCGTGCCCGCAGATTCGCTTTCGGCGCTTCGCGGGCGCGGCCGGCAGCGCCGTCGTGCCCATCGCGGTGCAGCGCGAACACTTTCGGGACGCCATGCGCATCCGCGACGTGTTGAGCGAGCGCGATCGCATGCTCATGGATGCGCTCGCCCCCCTGGTCGCGGAGGACATGCCCCACTACGACGAGGCCAACCGGCTCCTCGACGAGGCCGTGCAAAAATTCCCCATGGACGCGGAGCTGCTCGTCCTCTCGGCGATCGAAAAGATGACCTTCGCGCGCAACCGGGAGGACCTCGAGCTCGCGCTCGACCGCACGCGCAAGGCCGCGGGGATCGACCCCGCGTATTCCGACGCATGGCAGCTGCAGGCGCGCGCGCTCGACTTTCTCGGTCGCGACGAGGAAAAGCGCGTGGCCCTCGATCATTGCCTCAAGGCGTCCCCCGGCTCCGTCGACTGCATGGATGACCGCATCCTCCTTCTTCGCCGCCTCGGACAATGCGAAGAGGCCACGGCGGAGGCTCGGCGCCATACGTCTTGGGATCGCGAGGAGTCCTCGGGGTTCAGCAACCTCGCGATCAACTTGGCGGCCACGCAGGCGCCGCGGGAGGCCATCGAGGAGGTGCTGCTCTTGCGCTGGCAGCGGCTGCCGCCCGCCTTGCGCGAGCGCACGCGCCTGTTCGAAACCGCGAAGCTCGAGATATGGGCCGGCAACTTTGACGCCGCGCTGCGCACCGCCGAGCAGCTCGAGGCCGAGCTGGCCGGCTCCGGGGCGCTGGAGCCGCACTGGAGCGCCTCGATGCTCTCGGTCGAAGCGCTGCTCGAGACGGGGAACGTCGGGCGCGCCTCGCGCGTGGCCGAGCAGGCCTTCCGCCGCAAAGATGCGTGGACGCGCGACAACGGCGACACGCTCAACGCCGCCGAGTCGGAGGCATGGCTGCTCGCGGCGGAGCTCCACGGCGGGCGCATCACCCCAGGCGCCTGGCGCAAGGCCACCGACGCTTGGGACAAGGTGCACGCCCCGGTGCTCAACGACTTCGAGCGCTGGGTCTTTCGCTGGGGCAACGCCGTCGCCACCCCGGCCGATGCCGCCGAAGCGCTCGCGCTCATCCCCGCCGACCAAAACGATGGCCGCCCGCGCTACCCCAACGGCAAATGGCGCGTCGGTCTGCTCGATGCGTTCGCAGGTCGGGTCCATCTGCTCGCCGGCGACGAGGCGAAGGCGGCGCACCTCCTCGAACGGGGCGCGCACGCCTGCCACGGTCTCGACTACCCCGCGCTCCACATGCGCGCGCACCTCTGGCTCGGCATGGCCAAGGAAAAGCTCGGCGACACCACCGCCGCCTGCGACGCATACCGCGTCGTCGTGGACCGATGGGGCCACGCGACCCCCCCTTCCGTCACCGCCCGCGAAGCCGACCGCCGCTCCCACGCCCTCGCGTGCAAACGCCACTAA
- a CDS encoding radical SAM protein translates to MLAHAARSAWPHVQKLNRAIERPGKRPKWAPAPLLKRRERSYPQLGFPRTTDSLCPKCVKEVRTEILSGQRDLRTLIDGKPGEIKAEIIERDGQVLMTKECPTHGRFEDVMAVDAAFLRRIEKLYPGRDYLAPLTKLRDHGSSSVKYGRGSVLTVDLTNRCNMMCDPCFMDANQVGYVHELSWEETKKILDDSLDIQPRRQMSVQFSGGEPTLSPHFLRAIRYAREVGYFCVQAATNGVKFAQDPEFARQAKEAGMRLAYLQFDGVTNEANSHRKVGNLFDVKLRAIENLHAAGIDVVLVVTVVNGVNNDQVGPIVDFAIANADKITVISFQPVSFTGRDEDVSDETRIAQRYTLSHLARDVKAQTGATEPLRDWFPLSAMGPFSDLTDLLMGDQSDFGALKCGCHPNCGIGTVLFVHKKTKQMVPLTEFLDLEQLLEDIQDVTDAAQGRAITLAEVGMALFKNFKPEKAPKGFTFYHLIKQFMSQTGNRGKRVGEFESDAGEFEWRALFVAGMWFQDLFNYDFRRTEMCIIPYGTQMGEISFCAYNTGVGWRNIIEKMKANATVAEWYREKGRHPIYAKNQDLPLPEALGTIVLPESAQRLEAESQARKRVRLPLIAAE, encoded by the coding sequence GTGCTCGCGCACGCGGCTCGCTCCGCCTGGCCCCATGTGCAGAAGCTCAATCGTGCCATCGAGCGGCCTGGAAAGCGCCCCAAGTGGGCGCCTGCCCCGCTCTTGAAGCGCCGCGAGCGGTCCTATCCCCAGCTCGGTTTCCCGCGCACCACCGACTCGCTCTGCCCCAAGTGCGTCAAAGAAGTGCGCACCGAGATCCTCTCCGGGCAGCGCGATCTGCGCACCTTGATCGACGGCAAGCCGGGCGAGATCAAGGCCGAGATCATCGAGCGCGACGGGCAGGTGCTCATGACCAAGGAGTGCCCCACCCACGGCCGCTTCGAGGACGTGATGGCGGTCGACGCCGCGTTCCTGCGCCGCATCGAGAAGCTCTACCCCGGGCGCGACTACCTGGCGCCGCTCACCAAGCTTCGCGACCACGGCAGCTCCAGCGTCAAGTACGGCCGCGGCTCGGTGCTCACGGTGGATCTCACCAACCGCTGCAACATGATGTGCGATCCCTGCTTCATGGACGCCAACCAGGTGGGCTACGTGCACGAGCTCTCCTGGGAAGAGACGAAGAAGATCCTCGACGACTCCCTCGACATCCAGCCGCGCCGCCAGATGAGCGTGCAGTTCTCGGGTGGGGAGCCCACCTTGAGCCCGCACTTCCTGCGCGCCATCCGCTACGCGCGCGAGGTCGGCTATTTTTGTGTGCAAGCTGCGACCAATGGGGTCAAGTTCGCGCAGGATCCCGAGTTCGCGCGGCAGGCCAAAGAGGCGGGCATGCGGCTCGCCTACCTGCAGTTCGACGGGGTGACCAACGAGGCCAACTCGCACCGCAAGGTGGGCAACCTGTTCGACGTGAAGCTGCGCGCCATCGAGAACCTGCACGCCGCCGGCATCGACGTGGTGCTCGTGGTCACGGTGGTCAACGGCGTGAATAACGACCAGGTGGGTCCCATCGTCGACTTTGCCATCGCCAACGCCGATAAGATCACGGTCATCAGCTTTCAGCCCGTGAGCTTCACCGGCCGCGACGAAGACGTGAGCGACGAGACGCGCATCGCGCAGCGCTACACGTTGAGCCACCTCGCCCGCGACGTGAAAGCGCAGACCGGCGCCACCGAGCCATTGCGCGACTGGTTCCCGCTCTCGGCCATGGGGCCGTTCAGCGATCTGACCGACCTTCTCATGGGCGATCAGTCGGACTTCGGCGCGCTCAAATGCGGCTGCCACCCCAACTGCGGCATCGGCACCGTCCTGTTCGTGCACAAAAAGACGAAGCAGATGGTGCCGCTCACCGAGTTCCTCGATCTCGAGCAGCTGCTCGAAGACATTCAAGACGTGACCGACGCCGCCCAAGGCCGGGCCATCACCTTGGCGGAGGTGGGGATGGCGCTCTTCAAGAACTTCAAGCCGGAGAAGGCGCCGAAGGGCTTTACGTTCTACCACCTCATCAAGCAGTTCATGAGCCAGACCGGGAACCGCGGCAAGCGGGTGGGCGAGTTCGAGAGCGACGCCGGCGAGTTCGAGTGGCGCGCGCTCTTCGTGGCCGGCATGTGGTTTCAGGATCTGTTCAACTACGACTTTCGCCGGACGGAGATGTGCATCATTCCATACGGTACGCAGATGGGCGAGATCAGCTTCTGCGCGTACAATACGGGGGTTGGCTGGCGGAACATCATTGAGAAGATGAAGGCCAATGCCACCGTGGCCGAGTGGTATCGCGAGAAGGGGCGCCATCCGATTTACGCCAAGAACCAGGACCTGCCGCTCCCCGAGGCGCTGGGGACCATCGTTCTTCCCGAGTCGGCGCAGAGGCTCGAGGCGGAGTCGCAGGCGCGAAAGCGGGTGCGGTTGCCGTTGATCGCGGCGGAGTAG
- a CDS encoding protein kinase, producing MRGPARDRMEGVRGARARELFADRFEIEEEAGRGGMGIVYRARDRVTQSTIALKVLHKIEPGVIRRFAREAEVLEKLEHPDIVRYVAHGVSDEGEPYLAIEWLEGESLRVRLKRVAEHGGQLEMAAVVELGQRLAGALAAAHAMGIVHRDVKPSNILLVGGNLQKPKLVDFGVIRAASPDFVTTSGTMLGTVGFMAPEQARGSGDLDARADLYSLGCVLFRCLTNRDVFDGPDPVTVLSMLLLHEPPRLATLRPHVPRELDALIGRMIAKERENRPDSATEVKHALARIGADLMIATQTSPRFRGPLPDLDAKPLPATAKTPERTKARGTVDAALRAGAPGRPDAPRRAGAPGRPDEPRRSDAPRRPDAPRRPDAPRRPDASERPDAPRRPDASERPDASGRRRAPKLGNAHGPANAPASAKMRRGKRWFRTAFAAAGVAVIAVLGVALAPRRLPSISPLLEPKVPPPAPTVVGALPVSPSCAPRAVALYEQGVLRMREGRWGGAERLLEQAALADGTCPQIQFRRYLIIDELLVPVSEQRERLRTAMRFRDGLSQRDRLVLEAFGLLVTDDVPHHEETNRLLDEAVRQFPMDAELLVLASYEKLNIARGRDDLEAILETARRATSIDPTFSAAWQLQARALDFLGRAEETRAALEQCLKILPGSVDCLADRLFLLRTLGQCKEAAADARRWTSWEPDETLAYASLAGALAATEAPREAIDEVLLAHWNHVPAEYREQARLVETAKLEAWLGNFDLALATAERLEQHRTGLGDLEAHWSAAIVSVDTLLEIGDTARAARIAEQALRRKEAWPRDNWTALDVVRSEAWLLAAAFRGGRMSAGEWGGAADAWERSSKLALNDVERWVFRWGNVVDSPRPGVAAQAVAHAPTGEVRQATRDVNVEWRVGLLDSFAGRIHLQAGDLARAAPLLENGARGCQGLEFPFASVRAHLWLGMAKEKLGDTAAACDAYGFVVRRWGHAKPPSVSAREAARRIRTLGCKE from the coding sequence TTGAGGGGGCCGGCGCGCGATCGCATGGAGGGTGTTCGAGGTGCGCGCGCGCGGGAGCTCTTTGCCGACCGCTTCGAGATCGAGGAGGAGGCGGGGCGCGGCGGTATGGGCATCGTTTACCGCGCGCGGGACCGCGTCACCCAGAGCACGATTGCCCTCAAGGTGCTGCACAAAATCGAGCCCGGGGTCATTCGAAGGTTCGCGCGCGAGGCCGAGGTGCTGGAGAAGCTGGAGCACCCGGACATCGTGCGCTACGTGGCGCACGGCGTCTCCGACGAGGGCGAGCCTTACCTCGCCATCGAGTGGCTGGAGGGCGAGAGCTTGCGCGTCCGGCTCAAACGGGTCGCGGAGCACGGCGGGCAGCTCGAGATGGCGGCCGTGGTGGAGCTCGGGCAGCGGCTCGCGGGGGCGCTGGCGGCGGCGCATGCGATGGGCATCGTTCATCGCGACGTGAAGCCGAGCAACATTTTGCTCGTCGGCGGCAACCTGCAAAAGCCGAAGCTCGTCGACTTCGGGGTGATCCGGGCGGCCTCGCCGGACTTCGTCACCACCTCGGGCACCATGCTGGGCACCGTCGGCTTCATGGCGCCCGAGCAGGCGCGCGGCTCGGGCGATCTCGACGCGCGCGCCGATCTCTATTCGCTCGGATGCGTGCTCTTTCGTTGCCTCACCAACCGCGATGTCTTCGACGGCCCCGATCCGGTGACCGTGCTCTCCATGTTGCTGCTGCACGAGCCGCCGCGCCTCGCGACGCTGCGGCCCCATGTTCCGCGCGAGCTCGACGCCCTCATCGGGCGGATGATCGCGAAAGAGCGTGAGAATCGGCCCGACTCGGCGACGGAGGTGAAGCACGCGCTCGCGCGCATCGGCGCCGATCTCATGATCGCGACGCAGACGTCTCCGCGGTTTCGCGGACCCCTGCCGGATCTCGATGCGAAGCCGCTGCCGGCGACGGCGAAAACGCCGGAGCGGACCAAGGCGCGCGGGACCGTGGATGCGGCACTACGCGCGGGTGCGCCGGGACGCCCGGATGCACCGCGACGCGCGGGTGCGCCGGGACGCCCGGATGAACCGCGACGCTCGGATGCACCGCGACGCCCGGACGCACCGCGACGCCCGGATGCACCGCGACGTCCGGATGCATCGGAACGCCCGGATGCACCGCGACGTCCGGATGCATCGGAACGCCCGGATGCATCGGGACGCCGGCGTGCGCCCAAGCTCGGGAACGCACACGGACCGGCGAATGCGCCCGCGTCCGCGAAGATGCGGCGCGGGAAGCGATGGTTCCGCACGGCGTTCGCAGCCGCCGGCGTCGCCGTCATCGCCGTTCTGGGCGTCGCGCTCGCGCCGCGGCGTCTGCCGTCGATTTCGCCTTTGCTCGAGCCAAAGGTGCCGCCACCCGCGCCCACGGTGGTCGGCGCCCTCCCCGTCTCGCCGAGCTGCGCGCCGCGCGCGGTGGCCTTGTACGAGCAAGGGGTGCTGCGGATGCGCGAGGGACGATGGGGCGGCGCCGAGCGCCTCTTGGAGCAGGCGGCCCTGGCCGATGGCACGTGCCCGCAGATCCAATTCCGGCGCTACCTGATCATCGACGAGCTGCTCGTACCCGTGAGCGAACAGCGCGAACGACTGCGGACGGCCATGCGCTTTCGCGACGGTTTGAGCCAGCGCGATCGGCTCGTGCTCGAAGCCTTCGGGCTGCTCGTCACCGACGACGTCCCGCACCACGAGGAGACCAACCGGCTCCTCGACGAGGCCGTGCGCCAGTTTCCCATGGACGCCGAGCTCCTGGTCTTGGCGTCGTACGAGAAGCTCAACATCGCGCGCGGCCGCGACGATCTGGAGGCCATCCTGGAGACGGCTCGGAGGGCCACGTCCATCGACCCCACCTTCTCGGCCGCCTGGCAGCTCCAGGCACGCGCGCTCGACTTTCTCGGCCGCGCCGAGGAGACGCGCGCCGCCCTCGAGCAATGCTTGAAGATCCTTCCCGGCTCGGTCGACTGCTTGGCCGACCGCCTCTTTTTGCTTCGCACGCTAGGCCAGTGCAAAGAGGCGGCCGCCGACGCCCGGCGATGGACCTCGTGGGAACCCGACGAAACCCTCGCCTATGCGTCGCTCGCGGGCGCCCTGGCGGCCACGGAGGCCCCGCGGGAGGCCATCGACGAAGTGCTGCTCGCGCACTGGAACCACGTGCCGGCCGAGTACCGCGAGCAAGCGCGCCTGGTGGAGACCGCGAAGCTGGAAGCGTGGCTGGGCAACTTCGACCTTGCGCTCGCCACCGCCGAGCGGCTCGAGCAACACCGCACCGGCCTCGGCGATCTCGAGGCCCACTGGAGCGCCGCCATCGTCTCCGTCGATACGCTCCTCGAGATCGGCGACACGGCCCGCGCCGCGCGCATCGCCGAGCAAGCGCTTCGCCGCAAGGAGGCGTGGCCCCGCGACAATTGGACGGCCCTCGACGTGGTTCGGTCGGAGGCGTGGCTGCTCGCCGCGGCCTTCCGCGGCGGAAGGATGTCGGCAGGCGAGTGGGGTGGAGCGGCCGACGCCTGGGAACGCTCGAGCAAGCTCGCCCTCAACGACGTCGAGCGCTGGGTGTTTCGTTGGGGCAATGTCGTCGACTCCCCGCGGCCAGGCGTGGCCGCCCAGGCCGTGGCGCACGCCCCTACGGGCGAGGTTCGCCAGGCCACGCGCGACGTCAATGTCGAGTGGCGCGTGGGCCTGCTCGACTCGTTCGCGGGCCGCATTCATCTGCAAGCCGGCGACCTCGCGCGCGCGGCGCCCCTCTTGGAGAACGGCGCGCGCGGGTGCCAGGGGCTCGAGTTCCCGTTCGCCAGCGTTCGCGCGCACCTCTGGCTGGGGATGGCCAAGGAGAAGCTCGGCGATACGGCAGCGGCGTGCGACGCGTACGGCTTCGTGGTCCGTCGGTGGGGCCATGCGAAACCGCCTTCGGTGAGCGCGCGCGAGGCCGCGCGGCGCATCCGCACGCTCGGGTGCAAGGAATGA